A single Mangrovimonas sp. YM274 DNA region contains:
- a CDS encoding ATP-binding protein, with translation MNTKRIVITGGPGTGKSSIIEDLKQRGYNCFDEISRQVTLEARKKGIEQLFLTEPLKFSEMLLEGRVKQFLDAKHQEEKAVFYDRGIPDVLAYMDYIGDQYPVSFVDMCERHTYNHVFVLAPWQEIFQSDSERYENFEQAVNIHKHLVATYASYGYHLHDVPFGSVSNRTDFILGLLNL, from the coding sequence TTGAACACAAAAAGAATCGTAATTACAGGAGGTCCCGGTACCGGAAAATCGTCCATTATAGAAGACCTAAAACAACGCGGCTACAATTGTTTTGATGAAATTTCACGTCAGGTAACCCTAGAAGCCCGTAAAAAAGGTATTGAACAACTGTTTCTGACCGAGCCTCTTAAGTTTAGTGAAATGCTTTTGGAAGGTCGGGTGAAACAGTTTTTGGATGCAAAGCACCAAGAGGAAAAGGCGGTGTTTTATGACCGAGGCATCCCAGATGTATTGGCTTACATGGACTATATTGGTGACCAATATCCTGTTTCTTTTGTAGATATGTGTGAAAGACATACCTACAACCATGTGTTTGTATTAGCACCTTGGCAAGAAATTTTTCAAAGCGACAGTGAGCGCTATGAAAATTTTGAACAAGCAGTTAATATCCACAAACATTTGGTGGCTACCTATGCTAGCTATGGCTATCATTTGCATGATGTCCCTTTTGGCTCCGTCTCCAATAGAACCGATTTTATCTTAGGGTTATTAAATCTTTAG
- a CDS encoding TspO/MBR family protein, with the protein MKLFKLIVVFLIINFGALALGTWFMDNGPQSEWYLNLNKAPWTPEGWVFGAAWFTIMLCFSIYMAFLVRDLGSKFIWTLFTVQFILNVSWNYVFFKQHLIFPGLLIIILLTLVVIYFFFKYRIEKVREMRLLLLPYIIWLVIATSLNAYIFLYN; encoded by the coding sequence ATGAAACTGTTTAAACTCATCGTTGTTTTTTTGATTATCAATTTTGGTGCCCTAGCCTTAGGGACTTGGTTTATGGACAATGGTCCACAATCAGAATGGTACCTCAACCTTAACAAAGCTCCTTGGACTCCAGAAGGATGGGTATTTGGAGCTGCCTGGTTTACCATCATGCTATGTTTCTCCATTTATATGGCCTTTTTAGTACGAGATTTAGGCTCCAAATTTATATGGACACTTTTTACTGTCCAGTTCATTTTAAATGTATCTTGGAATTACGTCTTCTTTAAGCAACATCTTATTTTTCCTGGCTTATTGATTATTATCCTGTTAACCCTAGTAGTCATTTATTTCTTCTTTAAATACCGCATTGAAAAGGTTCGGGAAATGAGGCTTCTCTTGCTTCCCTATATCATCTGGCTTGTAATTGCCACCTCACTGAACGCATACATTTTTCTTTATAATTGA
- a CDS encoding aminotransferase class IV yields the protein MINLNGTLQEETQFNLSINNRGYQFGDALFETLKVVHGKILFLEDHYFRLMASMRILRMEIPMEFTMEFLQDEILKTVEANNLTNQPARVRFTVDRGEGGKYTPLHKKITYNVIAEPLDTPFYSIDTEKAYEVDLFKDYYVAPGLLSTLKTNNKIINVLGSVYAEENQLQNCLLLNTEKQVVEALNGNLFLVKGDKIKSPPLQDGCLKGILRKQIIELLLTMGDYEFSEASISPFELQKADELFVTNVITGIQPVTKYRKKIFGNTIARILVEKLNVKIRLS from the coding sequence ATGATCAATTTAAACGGAACACTTCAGGAAGAAACACAATTCAATCTATCCATAAACAATAGAGGGTACCAATTTGGAGATGCTCTTTTTGAGACCTTAAAGGTAGTACATGGTAAAATTCTATTTTTGGAAGATCATTATTTTAGGTTAATGGCTTCCATGCGCATTTTACGAATGGAAATCCCTATGGAATTTACAATGGAGTTTCTTCAAGATGAAATTTTAAAGACCGTTGAAGCAAATAACCTTACAAACCAACCGGCTAGGGTAAGATTTACGGTAGACAGGGGAGAAGGAGGAAAGTACACACCGTTGCACAAAAAGATTACATATAATGTAATTGCAGAGCCATTGGATACGCCTTTTTACTCTATCGATACCGAAAAGGCATACGAAGTAGATTTGTTTAAAGATTATTATGTCGCTCCAGGCCTGTTGAGTACGTTAAAGACCAATAACAAAATTATCAATGTCTTGGGAAGTGTATATGCGGAAGAAAATCAATTGCAAAATTGCCTCTTATTGAATACCGAAAAGCAAGTAGTAGAGGCCCTTAATGGAAATCTGTTTTTGGTGAAAGGCGACAAAATTAAGTCACCACCATTACAAGATGGCTGTTTAAAAGGCATTTTGAGAAAGCAAATTATAGAATTGCTCTTGACCATGGGCGATTATGAGTTCTCGGAAGCTTCAATTTCACCTTTTGAACTGCAAAAAGCAGACGAACTATTTGTTACCAATGTTATTACAGGAATTCAACCCGTAACAAAGTACAGGAAGAAAATCTTTGGCAATACCATAGCGCGTATTTTAGTTGAAAAGCTAAATGTAAAAATCAGGCTATCTTAA
- a CDS encoding DUF493 family protein, with product MSIQGNPEEFYKKLRSQLYDTATWPSIYLYKFIVPSDAAKIHTIEALFNNMGAVIHTTESKNGKYTSVSVNVNMQDPDAVIAKYKEVADKVEGVISL from the coding sequence ATGAGCATACAAGGTAACCCAGAAGAATTCTACAAGAAACTAAGGTCTCAACTTTATGACACGGCAACATGGCCTTCTATATATCTTTACAAATTTATTGTGCCTAGCGATGCTGCAAAAATACACACTATTGAAGCATTATTTAACAATATGGGAGCGGTAATTCATACTACCGAATCTAAAAATGGTAAATACACTAGTGTTTCCGTAAATGTAAACATGCAAGATCCTGATGCTGTAATTGCGAAGTATAAGGAAGTAGCGGACAAAGTAGAAGGTGTTATTAGTTTGTAA
- a CDS encoding glutathione peroxidase, whose protein sequence is MFSIFKTASQNPPKQSIYDIKINSIDNTPIDLSDYKGKKILFVNVASECGFTPQYEELEELYKTYKDQLMVIGLPCNQFGGQEPGNANEIKTFCQKNYGVTFLITEKIDVKGDHQHPLYQWLTDKDINGVSNSGVKWNFQKYLVDENGHLVDYYYSITKPLSKKITKHL, encoded by the coding sequence ATGTTTTCCATATTTAAAACAGCTTCCCAAAACCCACCAAAACAATCTATTTACGACATTAAGATAAATAGTATTGACAATACCCCTATTGACTTATCCGACTACAAAGGCAAAAAAATACTATTTGTGAATGTAGCTTCCGAATGCGGTTTTACGCCTCAATATGAAGAATTGGAAGAACTGTACAAAACCTACAAAGACCAACTAATGGTGATTGGGCTTCCATGCAATCAATTTGGAGGTCAAGAACCTGGGAATGCCAATGAGATTAAAACTTTTTGCCAAAAAAATTATGGTGTAACCTTTTTGATTACTGAAAAGATAGACGTTAAAGGAGATCATCAACATCCACTGTACCAATGGCTCACGGATAAAGATATTAACGGTGTATCAAATTCTGGAGTGAAGTGGAATTTCCAAAAATACCTGGTAGATGAAAACGGTCACTTAGTGGATTATTACTATTCCATCACCAAGCCTTTAAGCAAAAAAATCACAAAACACCTATAA
- the murA gene encoding UDP-N-acetylglucosamine 1-carboxyvinyltransferase, whose translation MSTFVIEGGHQLKGKIQPQGAKNEALQILCAVLLTAEEITIHNIPDIVDVNKLIALLGKLGVKINKIGKGSYTFKADEVNMAYLESAEFKEDGKGLRGSIMIVGPLLARFGKGYIPKPGGDKIGRRRLDTHFEGFINLGAKFRYNREDHFYGVEAKKLKGTYMLLDEASVTGTANIVMAAVLAEGTTTIYNAACEPYLQQLCKMLNRMGAKITGVGSNMLTIEGVDQLGGTEHRMLPDMIEIGSWIGLAAMTKSELTITNVSWDDLGLIPNVFRKLGITVERQGDDIHIPKHEDGYEIQNYIDGSILTVSDAPWPGFTPDLLSIILVVATQARGSVLVHQKMFESRLFFVDKLIDMGAKIILCDPHRATVIGHDFKSTLKATTMTSPDIRAGVSLLIAALSAKGTSTIHNIEQIDRGYENIDERLRAIGAKIERVSGN comes from the coding sequence ATGAGTACATTTGTAATTGAAGGAGGCCACCAATTAAAAGGTAAAATTCAGCCTCAAGGAGCGAAAAACGAAGCTTTACAAATTCTATGCGCAGTATTGCTTACTGCAGAAGAAATTACCATACATAACATTCCGGATATTGTTGACGTCAACAAACTTATTGCGTTGTTGGGGAAACTTGGAGTGAAAATTAATAAAATAGGAAAAGGATCCTATACGTTTAAAGCCGATGAGGTGAATATGGCCTATTTGGAGTCTGCCGAATTTAAGGAAGACGGAAAAGGCTTAAGAGGATCTATCATGATTGTAGGGCCGCTTTTGGCAAGATTTGGGAAAGGATATATTCCAAAGCCGGGAGGAGACAAAATTGGTCGTCGTAGATTGGATACGCACTTTGAAGGGTTTATCAATCTAGGAGCTAAATTCCGTTATAACCGTGAAGACCATTTTTATGGGGTTGAAGCTAAAAAGCTGAAAGGAACCTACATGCTTTTGGATGAAGCTTCGGTAACGGGAACTGCTAATATTGTTATGGCTGCGGTTTTGGCCGAAGGCACAACCACTATCTATAATGCCGCCTGTGAACCTTATTTGCAACAACTTTGCAAGATGTTGAATAGAATGGGGGCAAAGATTACAGGAGTTGGTTCCAACATGTTGACTATTGAAGGCGTGGACCAATTGGGAGGTACCGAACACAGAATGCTTCCGGATATGATTGAAATTGGGAGCTGGATAGGTTTGGCTGCCATGACCAAAAGTGAATTGACCATCACCAATGTGAGTTGGGATGATTTGGGATTGATCCCAAATGTATTCCGCAAATTGGGGATTACTGTAGAGCGTCAAGGCGACGATATCCATATTCCAAAACATGAGGATGGTTATGAAATCCAAAATTATATAGATGGGTCTATCCTAACCGTTTCCGATGCCCCTTGGCCTGGATTTACGCCAGATTTGTTGAGTATTATTTTAGTCGTGGCAACACAGGCGAGAGGCAGTGTGCTGGTACACCAAAAGATGTTTGAGAGCCGTTTATTCTTCGTTGATAAATTAATCGATATGGGCGCTAAGATCATTCTTTGTGATCCGCATAGAGCAACTGTAATTGGGCATGATTTTAAATCGACCTTAAAAGCAACAACCATGACCTCTCCAGATATTAGAGCAGGGGTGTCCTTGTTGATTGCAGCATTATCTGCCAAAGGAACTTCTACCATCCATAATATCGAACAGATTGATAGAGGTTATGAAAACATCGATGAACGTTTAAGAGCTATTGGCGCGAAGATTGAGCGTGTAAGTGGTAACTAA
- a CDS encoding ATP-dependent DNA helicase RecQ: protein MHPIQVLERYYNHTSFRPLQEDIINAVLENEDTFALLPTGGGKSVCFQIPAIIKKGICIVVSPLVALMKDQVNNLNEKGIKAMAITSGLSAERLDTLLDNCIYGNYKFLYLSPERLQQSLVQDRIQQMNVNLIAVDEAHCISQWGNDFRPAYKNINVLRRLHPTVNMIALTATAKPDVVEDIMKELDFISPKVFRASFYRPNIAYIVVEAEDKLYKLEQILKKHQGASIIYARNRKSTIEISQYLSQKGFASTFFHGGLNSDEKQDRLYAWTHNQTPIMVATTAFGMGIDKPDVKTVIHINLPESLESYYQEAGRAGRNEKKAFAVILKSKADEQQLHNQFLKTLPSIDFIKLVYRKLCNYFQVSYGEGVNSVFQFNFIDFCKAYEFNTTLAYNVLQLLDRNSVIYLSQQFNQQSKVQFIISNQALFHYLDTHSDLSIIVKSILRTYGGIFEHLLKINTKLVANKASLPEAVIIKALEQLQRDEIITFQHSNTDSELTFIQPREDDKTINRISKIILQQHKLRQDQITSVINYTNNDGICKSVQLLKYFGESDVKDCGICSVCISKEKQKRPANTDLKSIKNAIITALETEPLSSRDLANMLPYEEHVILNVLKLMLEHHIINITPTNTYKLTHT from the coding sequence ATGCACCCTATTCAAGTTTTAGAACGGTATTACAATCATACCTCCTTTAGACCACTTCAGGAGGACATCATCAATGCGGTGCTTGAAAATGAAGACACCTTTGCTCTACTACCCACAGGGGGCGGAAAATCGGTGTGCTTTCAAATTCCAGCTATTATCAAAAAAGGAATCTGCATTGTAGTGTCTCCCTTAGTGGCCCTTATGAAGGATCAGGTGAATAACCTCAACGAAAAAGGCATCAAAGCCATGGCCATCACCAGCGGCCTTAGTGCTGAACGATTAGATACACTTTTGGACAATTGCATTTACGGGAATTATAAATTCCTGTACCTCTCTCCGGAACGGCTTCAGCAAAGTTTGGTTCAGGATAGGATTCAACAAATGAATGTCAATCTTATCGCGGTAGATGAAGCCCATTGTATTTCGCAATGGGGAAACGACTTTAGGCCTGCTTATAAAAACATTAATGTTTTAAGACGTCTGCACCCCACAGTGAACATGATTGCCCTTACCGCAACGGCCAAACCCGATGTGGTAGAGGATATCATGAAGGAGCTCGACTTTATTTCACCCAAGGTATTCCGAGCCTCCTTTTACAGACCAAACATTGCCTATATTGTGGTTGAGGCCGAAGACAAGCTCTATAAACTGGAACAAATCCTAAAAAAGCATCAGGGCGCTTCTATTATCTACGCCAGAAATAGAAAATCTACGATTGAAATAAGTCAGTATCTGTCTCAAAAGGGCTTTGCAAGCACGTTTTTTCACGGTGGGCTTAACAGCGATGAAAAACAAGACCGCTTATATGCCTGGACCCACAACCAAACCCCCATTATGGTGGCGACTACAGCTTTTGGAATGGGGATTGACAAACCAGATGTAAAAACGGTGATTCACATCAATTTGCCCGAAAGTTTGGAAAGCTATTACCAGGAAGCCGGTAGAGCAGGTAGAAATGAAAAAAAGGCCTTTGCTGTCATCTTAAAAAGTAAAGCAGACGAGCAACAGCTACACAACCAATTTTTGAAAACCCTCCCCAGTATAGATTTCATCAAATTGGTTTACAGAAAGCTATGTAATTACTTTCAGGTATCTTACGGCGAGGGTGTTAACAGTGTATTTCAATTCAATTTTATAGACTTTTGCAAGGCCTATGAATTCAACACTACACTTGCTTATAATGTGTTGCAGTTGTTGGACCGAAACAGTGTGATATATCTATCACAACAATTCAACCAACAAAGCAAGGTGCAATTCATTATTAGCAACCAAGCACTTTTTCATTATTTGGACACTCATAGTGACTTGTCTATTATTGTGAAATCAATCCTTAGAACCTACGGAGGTATCTTTGAACATTTACTGAAAATAAATACGAAACTGGTTGCCAATAAAGCAAGTTTGCCAGAAGCTGTCATTATTAAAGCTCTGGAACAGCTGCAAAGGGATGAAATTATCACTTTTCAACATTCCAATACAGATTCTGAACTTACATTCATACAGCCAAGAGAAGATGACAAAACCATCAACCGGATTTCAAAGATCATCTTGCAACAACACAAATTAAGGCAAGATCAAATCACTTCGGTTATCAACTATACCAACAATGATGGCATTTGTAAAAGCGTACAATTGCTAAAATATTTTGGAGAAAGCGATGTTAAGGACTGTGGTATTTGTTCGGTATGCATTTCCAAAGAAAAACAAAAAAGGCCAGCAAATACAGACCTTAAAAGCATTAAAAATGCCATTATTACCGCTTTAGAAACTGAACCTTTATCCTCAAGAGATTTAGCCAACATGCTCCCGTACGAAGAACATGTTATTTTAAACGTTTTAAAACTTATGTTGGAACATCACATAATTAATATTACACCCACAAACACCTATAAATTAACACACACATGA
- a CDS encoding HU family DNA-binding protein codes for MNKTDLINGMAENAGISKAAAKKALDSLLIDIEGALQKGNRVSLVGFGTWSVSKRSAREGRNPQTGKTIQIKAKNVVKFKAGSDLSSAIN; via the coding sequence ATGAACAAAACAGATTTAATCAATGGAATGGCAGAAAACGCTGGAATTTCTAAAGCTGCGGCCAAAAAAGCATTAGATTCATTATTAATTGACATCGAAGGAGCTTTACAAAAAGGAAATAGAGTTTCTTTGGTAGGATTTGGAACTTGGTCTGTATCTAAAAGATCTGCAAGAGAGGGAAGAAATCCACAAACTGGTAAAACTATCCAAATTAAAGCTAAAAACGTAGTTAAGTTTAAAGCAGGATCTGATTTATCAAGCGCTATTAACTAA
- a CDS encoding SRPBCC family protein, producing MKVYSLHKIQNLPISVDEAWQFLSNPKNLQTITPDYMGFHIISGADRSMYPGQIVQYWVAPILGLKTKWVTEITHVQHLEYFVDEQRFGPYALWHHKHFIKPIKGGVQMEDLIDYKLPFGILGQMVHPLLVRPKLEEIFQYRYEKLEAIFGKYTP from the coding sequence ATGAAAGTTTACAGTTTACATAAAATTCAGAATCTGCCAATTTCTGTGGACGAAGCATGGCAATTCCTTTCCAATCCCAAGAACTTACAGACCATTACTCCAGATTATATGGGCTTCCATATTATATCCGGTGCCGACAGATCTATGTATCCTGGACAAATTGTTCAATATTGGGTAGCTCCAATCCTAGGCCTAAAAACCAAATGGGTTACCGAAATCACCCATGTACAACACCTAGAGTATTTTGTAGACGAACAACGATTTGGCCCCTATGCACTATGGCATCACAAACATTTTATCAAACCCATAAAGGGAGGTGTGCAAATGGAAGATTTAATTGACTACAAACTACCTTTCGGCATTTTAGGGCAAATGGTACACCCTTTGTTGGTACGCCCGAAATTGGAAGAAATCTTCCAATACAGATATGAAAAATTAGAAGCCATTTTTGGTAAATACACTCCATGA
- a CDS encoding YqgE/AlgH family protein, with amino-acid sequence MITLQPKKGHLLVAEPSIIGDMSFNRSVILLADHTEQGSIGFILNKPLPYTLGDLITETDANIKVFNGGPVEQDNLYFIHKVPELIPDSIEISNGIYWGGNFEIVLGLLNSGQLVDSDIRFFLGYSGWEPSQLDRELHSSSWVVSENVYRNELIKKSGDSFWKEKMIEFGGEYCIWSNAPENPSYN; translated from the coding sequence ATGATTACACTTCAACCAAAAAAAGGTCACTTGTTAGTGGCCGAACCATCTATTATTGGAGACATGTCTTTCAATAGGTCTGTAATTTTACTAGCCGACCACACTGAACAAGGCTCCATTGGCTTTATATTGAATAAGCCACTTCCGTACACATTGGGGGACCTCATTACAGAAACCGATGCAAACATCAAGGTGTTCAACGGTGGCCCTGTAGAACAGGACAACCTCTACTTTATCCATAAGGTCCCGGAACTCATTCCGGACAGTATAGAGATATCGAATGGAATTTATTGGGGCGGCAATTTTGAGATTGTCTTGGGCTTGTTAAACAGTGGACAACTAGTCGATTCGGATATTAGGTTTTTCCTAGGCTATTCGGGGTGGGAACCTAGCCAATTGGACAGAGAATTACATTCCAGCTCTTGGGTGGTATCGGAGAACGTTTATAGAAATGAGCTTATCAAGAAAAGCGGAGACAGTTTTTGGAAAGAAAAAATGATAGAATTTGGAGGCGAGTACTGCATTTGGTCCAACGCCCCCGAAAATCCAAGTTATAATTAA
- a CDS encoding DUF4290 domain-containing protein has translation MIDDLEYNTEREHLIIPEYGRHLQKMINYAKAIPEKEERNKVAKAIISVMGNLQPHLRDVPDFQHKLWDQLFIMANFDLDVDSPYEKPSREELQSRPEPLEYPQNHPKYRFYGNNIKTMIDVANTWEDGDLKEALIYTIANHMKKCFLNWNKDTVEDDVIFGHLYELSGGKINLRESDEDLSDSTSLMRSKKKFSSGGKKSHHKKSNSNSNRNRKRY, from the coding sequence TTGATAGACGATTTAGAATACAATACAGAGCGTGAACATTTAATCATTCCTGAATATGGAAGGCACTTGCAAAAAATGATTAATTACGCAAAAGCCATCCCAGAAAAGGAAGAACGCAATAAAGTAGCCAAAGCCATTATTTCGGTAATGGGGAACTTGCAGCCTCACTTAAGAGACGTGCCCGATTTTCAGCATAAACTTTGGGACCAGTTGTTCATCATGGCTAATTTTGATTTGGATGTAGATTCTCCTTATGAAAAACCTTCACGAGAGGAACTACAGTCGCGCCCAGAACCATTGGAATATCCTCAAAACCATCCAAAGTATAGATTTTATGGTAACAACATTAAAACCATGATTGATGTGGCCAATACTTGGGAAGATGGGGATCTTAAGGAAGCCCTTATCTATACCATCGCCAACCACATGAAAAAGTGTTTCCTGAATTGGAATAAGGATACGGTTGAAGACGATGTTATTTTTGGCCATCTTTATGAGCTATCTGGAGGTAAAATTAACCTAAGAGAAAGTGATGAAGATTTGTCAGATTCTACCAGTTTAATGCGCAGTAAAAAGAAATTCTCTTCTGGAGGCAAAAAATCTCATCACAAAAAGAGTAATAGTAATTCCAACCGAAACAGAAAACGCTACTAA
- the fmt gene encoding methionyl-tRNA formyltransferase, translated as MKNSPRIVFMGTPDFAVANLDALVTKGYNIVGVITAPDKPAGRGRKLNQSAVKTYALSKGLNVLQPTNLKSEAFVEELKALEADLQIVVAFRMLPKVVWDMPKYGTFNLHASLLPDYRGAAPIHWAIINGETKTGVTTFFIDEKIDTGAVILQKETAIAPDETVGMLHDRLMHMGSELIIETVDLIAAGNVTTTIQPQNDDLKTAYKLNKDNCKIDWTQPLDTIYNHIRGLNPFPSAWCNLENNGETLAVKIFAIDKEKSSHNNAIGSIQVEKNHLKVSVKDGYLIIKEIQLPGKRKMEVKSLLNGFQFLEGAKML; from the coding sequence ATGAAAAATTCCCCTCGCATAGTATTTATGGGCACACCAGATTTTGCTGTTGCCAACCTTGACGCCCTAGTTACTAAGGGTTATAATATTGTGGGCGTTATCACGGCTCCAGACAAACCAGCGGGTCGCGGTAGAAAGCTCAACCAATCAGCCGTAAAAACTTATGCCCTTTCCAAAGGCTTAAATGTTTTGCAGCCAACCAATCTAAAATCGGAAGCATTTGTTGAAGAATTAAAAGCTCTGGAAGCCGATTTGCAAATAGTCGTTGCTTTTAGAATGCTGCCAAAAGTAGTTTGGGACATGCCAAAATATGGAACCTTCAACTTGCACGCTTCTTTGCTGCCGGATTACAGAGGTGCCGCACCAATACATTGGGCCATTATAAATGGAGAAACCAAAACGGGAGTAACTACGTTCTTTATAGATGAAAAGATTGACACAGGAGCTGTTATTCTTCAAAAGGAAACCGCTATCGCTCCAGACGAAACCGTAGGGATGTTGCATGACCGCCTTATGCACATGGGAAGTGAACTTATCATAGAAACTGTTGATCTTATCGCTGCAGGAAATGTGACTACTACTATTCAGCCCCAAAATGACGATTTAAAAACAGCCTACAAACTAAACAAAGACAATTGTAAAATAGATTGGACACAACCATTAGACACCATTTACAATCATATTAGAGGCTTAAATCCATTTCCATCGGCCTGGTGCAATTTGGAAAACAATGGAGAAACCTTAGCGGTAAAGATTTTTGCCATTGATAAGGAAAAGAGTTCCCACAATAATGCTATTGGCTCCATTCAAGTAGAAAAAAACCATTTAAAGGTTTCGGTTAAAGACGGTTACCTCATAATTAAAGAAATTCAGCTTCCCGGAAAACGAAAAATGGAGGTAAAATCACTTTTGAACGGATTCCAGTTTTTGGAGGGGGCAAAAATGCTCTAA
- a CDS encoding deoxyribodipyrimidine photo-lyase has product MKQDINIFWFRRDLRLNDNIGLNQALQGNHSVLPIFIFDPNILEELPKNDARVNFIHKTIQDLKTTLETSYGSSLAIFHKTPLEAFKQLSEEYNIHTVYTNHDYEPYAKQRDTEIDKFLSSKKIHFSTFKDQVIFEKDEIVKQNGTPYAVYTPYMKAWKARFKNLSLDGTTPEANFDNLYKHTPTKNFTLEDLGFEVSSQEIAPYKLSSQSIQNYEATRNYPGKDSTSRLGPHLRFGTVSIRDIVKQAAVESNEVFLQELIWREFFMQILWHFPHTATQSFKPKYDNIPWRNKEEEFKKWCKGNTGYPLVDAGMRQLNTTGFMHNRVRMLVGSFLCKHLLIDWRWGEAYFAEKLHDYEMASNIGNWQWVAGCGVDAAPYFRIFNPTTQIEKFDKDLKYISKWAPDFQELTYPQPMVDHKEARERCLNTYKAALN; this is encoded by the coding sequence ATGAAACAAGACATTAATATATTCTGGTTCCGCAGAGACCTAAGATTGAATGACAATATTGGACTCAACCAAGCCTTACAGGGAAATCACTCGGTACTGCCCATCTTTATTTTCGACCCCAATATTTTAGAAGAACTTCCAAAAAATGATGCACGAGTTAACTTCATCCATAAAACAATTCAAGACCTCAAGACAACTCTTGAAACAAGTTATGGGAGTTCCTTAGCTATTTTTCATAAAACTCCACTAGAGGCTTTTAAACAACTTTCTGAAGAATACAATATCCATACAGTTTATACCAATCATGATTACGAACCTTACGCAAAGCAGCGGGATACAGAAATCGATAAATTCCTATCTTCCAAAAAAATCCATTTTTCCACGTTTAAAGACCAGGTTATTTTTGAAAAGGATGAGATCGTAAAACAAAACGGCACACCCTATGCGGTCTATACGCCTTACATGAAAGCTTGGAAAGCCCGCTTCAAAAATCTATCCCTTGATGGAACAACACCTGAAGCCAATTTCGACAATCTATATAAGCATACTCCAACCAAAAATTTTACTCTGGAAGATTTAGGGTTTGAAGTCTCTTCACAAGAAATTGCGCCTTACAAGCTGTCTTCACAAAGCATCCAAAACTATGAAGCCACCCGAAATTATCCTGGTAAGGACAGTACTTCCCGTTTAGGGCCTCATTTACGCTTTGGTACCGTGAGTATTCGAGACATCGTAAAACAAGCCGCCGTCGAATCGAATGAAGTGTTTTTACAGGAATTGATTTGGAGGGAATTCTTTATGCAGATTCTTTGGCATTTTCCACATACGGCCACGCAAAGTTTCAAACCTAAATACGACAACATTCCATGGCGAAACAAGGAAGAAGAATTTAAAAAATGGTGTAAAGGCAACACAGGGTATCCCTTAGTAGATGCAGGTATGCGACAATTGAACACCACTGGGTTTATGCATAACAGAGTGCGTATGTTGGTTGGTAGCTTTTTATGTAAACATCTTTTGATAGATTGGCGGTGGGGTGAAGCCTATTTCGCCGAAAAACTTCATGATTACGAAATGGCCAGCAATATTGGTAATTGGCAATGGGTAGCAGGCTGTGGTGTCGATGCCGCTCCCTATTTTAGAATTTTCAATCCTACAACACAAATTGAAAAATTTGACAAAGACTTAAAATACATTTCCAAATGGGCCCCAGATTTTCAAGAACTCACCTATCCACAGCCCATGGTGGATCACAAAGAGGCCAGAGAGCGTTGTTTGAATACTTATAAGGCTGCATTGAATTAA